The Pseudofrankia inefficax genome window below encodes:
- a CDS encoding response regulator yields the protein MHLEPPRVLVVDDDPTLRQLVVVNLELEGFEVHEAVDGQDCLERIHEIAPAVVTLDIMMPRVDGWEVASRLRGDPATADIKLIVLTAATREADVRRGARVGVDYYLTKPFDPDDLIGVVQRLVSGQRV from the coding sequence GTGCACCTTGAACCCCCGCGTGTCCTGGTCGTCGACGACGACCCGACTCTGCGCCAGCTCGTGGTCGTGAACCTGGAGCTGGAGGGTTTCGAGGTTCATGAGGCGGTGGACGGCCAGGACTGTCTGGAACGGATCCACGAGATCGCTCCGGCCGTGGTGACGTTGGACATCATGATGCCCCGGGTCGACGGCTGGGAGGTCGCGAGCCGGCTGCGGGGGGACCCCGCGACCGCGGACATCAAGCTCATCGTGCTGACCGCCGCCACGCGCGAGGCGGACGTGCGCCGGGGCGCCCGGGTCGGAGTGGACTACTACCTGACCAAGCCGTTCGACCCGGACGACCTGATCGGCGTGGTGCAGCGTCTGGTCTCGGGCCAGCGGGTCTGA
- the argS gene encoding arginine--tRNA ligase, translated as MTPADLADVIVSAVRAAVTDGAIDVAVPATVPVERPKNPEHGDYASPAALQLAKAARRAPREVAELLADRLRKDPGIATVDVAGPGFLNIKLASDALGELARAIVRAGEAYGRAPQRKGVRVNVEFVSANPTGPVTLASTRWAAVGDALVRIFDAAGYDTASEYYVNDAGVQIARFGASVLAAAKGEPTPEDGYHGAYVAEIAARLLADHPDLLAGDDAQALAVAARDGLALMLTEIRSTLEGFGVHFDVWKSELSMHEAGELEAAVADLRTHGHVYDADGAVFLRTTDFGDDKDRPLIKSDGQPTYFCADAAYYRNKRGRGFDRLVLLLGADHHGYIGRLQALAACFGDNPDESLDVIIGQLVTLSRGGEPVKMSKRAGNFLTLADLVDVVGVDAARYSLVRSSLDSSLDLDLDLIAKQTNDNPVFYVQYAHARIASLLRNAAALGITPADGPGAVLDGIDVSLLEHPREGDLLRALGELPTVVASAASLRAPHRVARYLEELAGTYHRFNDACRVLPRGDEEPTPLTAARLLLVEATKVVLANGLRLLGVSAPERM; from the coding sequence ATGACTCCCGCCGACCTTGCCGACGTGATCGTGTCGGCCGTCCGCGCCGCGGTGACGGACGGTGCGATCGACGTCGCCGTCCCCGCGACGGTTCCGGTGGAGCGCCCGAAGAACCCGGAGCACGGCGACTACGCCTCCCCGGCGGCGCTCCAGCTCGCGAAGGCGGCCCGGCGCGCGCCGCGCGAGGTCGCCGAGCTGCTCGCCGACCGGCTGCGCAAGGACCCGGGAATCGCGACCGTCGACGTGGCCGGCCCCGGCTTCCTGAACATCAAGCTCGCCTCGGACGCGCTCGGTGAGCTCGCCCGCGCGATCGTGCGGGCGGGGGAGGCCTACGGCCGGGCCCCCCAACGCAAGGGCGTCCGGGTGAACGTCGAGTTCGTGTCGGCGAACCCGACCGGCCCGGTCACCCTCGCGTCCACCCGGTGGGCGGCGGTCGGTGACGCGCTGGTGCGCATCTTCGATGCCGCCGGGTACGACACGGCCAGCGAGTACTACGTCAACGACGCGGGCGTGCAGATCGCCAGGTTCGGCGCGTCGGTGCTCGCCGCCGCGAAGGGTGAGCCGACACCCGAGGACGGCTACCACGGTGCCTACGTGGCGGAGATCGCGGCGCGCCTGCTGGCCGACCACCCGGACCTGCTGGCCGGCGACGACGCGCAGGCGCTCGCCGTGGCGGCCCGCGACGGGCTCGCGCTCATGCTGACCGAGATCCGCTCGACGCTGGAGGGCTTCGGCGTCCACTTCGACGTGTGGAAGTCGGAGCTCTCGATGCACGAGGCCGGCGAGCTGGAGGCGGCGGTGGCCGACCTGCGGACGCACGGGCACGTCTACGACGCCGACGGCGCGGTCTTCCTGCGGACCACCGACTTCGGCGACGACAAGGACCGGCCGCTGATCAAGTCGGACGGCCAGCCGACCTATTTCTGCGCCGACGCCGCCTACTACCGGAACAAGCGCGGCCGGGGCTTCGACCGGCTCGTCCTGCTGCTCGGCGCCGACCATCACGGCTACATCGGCCGGCTTCAGGCCCTCGCGGCCTGTTTCGGCGACAACCCGGACGAGTCCCTCGACGTGATCATCGGCCAGCTGGTGACGCTGTCGCGCGGCGGCGAGCCGGTGAAGATGTCCAAGCGGGCCGGCAACTTCCTCACGCTGGCCGACCTGGTCGACGTCGTCGGCGTGGACGCGGCGCGGTACTCGCTGGTCCGCTCGTCGCTCGACTCGTCGCTCGACCTCGACCTCGACCTCATCGCGAAGCAGACGAACGACAACCCGGTGTTCTATGTGCAGTACGCGCACGCCAGGATCGCGTCGCTGCTGCGCAACGCCGCCGCGCTGGGGATCACCCCGGCGGACGGGCCGGGGGCGGTCCTCGACGGGATCGACGTGTCGCTGCTGGAGCATCCCCGGGAGGGTGACCTGCTGCGGGCGCTCGGCGAGCTGCCGACCGTGGTCGCGTCGGCCGCGTCGTTGCGGGCGCCGCACCGGGTAGCCCGTTACCTGGAGGAGCTGGCCGGGACCTACCACCGGTTCAACGACGCCTGCCGGGTCCTGCCGCGCGGGGACGAGGAGCCGACTCCGCTGACCGCAGCGCGGCTGCTGCTGGTCGAGGCCACCAAGGTGGTCCTCGCGAACGGGCTGCGGCTGCTCGGCGTCTCGGCCCCGGAACGCATGTGA
- the lysA gene encoding diaminopimelate decarboxylase, with protein MSQASGASATTPVAVPVAPLEEQVWPATAALDSDGVLRVGGLRVDELADEFGTPAFFLDEDDFRARAQAWRAGFPDGDVYYAGKAFLCRAVARWVADEGLSLDVCTGGELAVAASVDFPPARLLFHGNNKSVEELRRAVAYGVGRIVLDSFAEIERLATVARAAGVRQRVLIRVTPGVEAHTHEYIATGQEDQKFGFSLASGAALDAIGRVLAATDALELVGLHAHIGSQIFDTAGFGLAAHRMVGLLATVRDAHGVELPELDLGGGLGIAYTGEDAPLPVADVADRLHTIVGKECASAGLAVPRLAVEPGRAMVGPTTITLYRVGTVKELPGLRTYVSVDGGMSDNIRTALYDARYTARLVSRPGAAEHHVVTLVGKHCESGDVVAHDVSLPADVAPGDLVAVPATGAYHRSMASNYNHVGRPPVVAVRAGAARVVVRRETEDDLLRLDVDDPAGAGAAGPKPGEAGR; from the coding sequence ATGTCGCAAGCCTCGGGCGCCTCGGCGACGACGCCGGTGGCGGTACCCGTGGCGCCGCTGGAGGAACAGGTGTGGCCGGCGACGGCCGCGCTCGACTCCGACGGGGTGCTGCGGGTCGGTGGCCTGCGGGTCGACGAGCTGGCCGACGAGTTCGGCACACCGGCCTTCTTCCTCGACGAGGACGACTTCCGGGCCCGCGCCCAGGCGTGGCGGGCCGGCTTCCCGGACGGGGACGTCTACTACGCCGGCAAGGCCTTCCTGTGCCGGGCGGTGGCCCGCTGGGTCGCGGACGAGGGCCTGAGCCTGGACGTCTGCACCGGTGGCGAGCTGGCCGTCGCAGCGTCGGTGGACTTCCCGCCGGCCCGGCTGCTGTTCCACGGCAACAACAAGTCCGTCGAGGAGCTGCGCCGGGCGGTCGCCTACGGTGTGGGCCGGATCGTGCTCGACTCCTTCGCCGAGATCGAGCGGCTCGCCACCGTGGCCCGCGCCGCCGGTGTCCGCCAGCGGGTGCTGATCCGCGTCACCCCGGGCGTCGAGGCGCACACCCACGAGTACATCGCCACCGGCCAGGAGGACCAGAAGTTCGGCTTCTCGCTGGCCAGCGGTGCCGCGCTTGACGCCATCGGCCGGGTGCTGGCCGCCACGGACGCGCTGGAGCTCGTCGGCCTGCACGCGCACATCGGCTCGCAGATCTTCGACACGGCCGGTTTCGGCCTGGCCGCCCACCGGATGGTCGGCCTGCTCGCCACCGTCCGCGACGCCCACGGCGTCGAGCTGCCCGAGCTCGACCTCGGCGGCGGCCTCGGCATCGCGTACACCGGCGAGGACGCGCCGCTGCCCGTCGCGGACGTCGCCGACCGGCTGCACACGATCGTCGGCAAGGAGTGCGCCAGCGCGGGGCTCGCGGTTCCGCGGCTGGCTGTCGAGCCGGGCCGGGCGATGGTCGGGCCGACCACGATCACCCTCTACCGGGTCGGCACCGTCAAGGAACTGCCAGGCCTGCGCACCTACGTCAGCGTCGACGGCGGCATGAGCGACAACATCCGCACCGCCCTCTACGACGCCCGCTACACCGCCCGGCTGGTCTCCCGGCCGGGCGCGGCCGAGCACCACGTCGTCACCCTGGTCGGGAAGCACTGCGAGTCCGGTGACGTGGTCGCGCACGACGTCTCGCTGCCCGCGGACGTCGCGCCAGGCGACCTGGTCGCCGTCCCCGCCACCGGTGCCTACCACCGCTCGATGGCCAGCAACTACAACCACGTCGGCCGCCCGCCGGTCGTCGCCGTCCGCGCCGGCGCCGCGCGGGTCGTCGTCCGGCGTGAGACGGAGGACGACCTGCTGCGCCTGGACGTCGACGATCCGGCCGGCGCGGGCGCCGCCGGGCCGAAACCGGGGGAGGCTGGCCGATGA
- a CDS encoding homoserine dehydrogenase — protein sequence MKIALLGCGVVGSEVVRLLVEQAADLTARVGEPLELAGIAVRRLDRDRDVPVGPELFTTDAAALVGRDDVDIVVEVVGGIEPVRSWLLAALDGGKSVVSANKALLASDGSTLHDAATAADVDLYYEAAVAGAIPLLRPLRESLAGDRVRRVLGIVNGTTNFILTRMDETGASFTDALEEATALGYAEADPTADIDGYDAAAKAAILAQLAFHTRVTLADVHREGIAAVTAADIASAKAMGCTVKALAIAERSSERPGVSVRVHPAMVPRSHPLASVREAFNAVFVEAEAAGQLMFYGRGAGGSPTASAVLGDLVAVARNRVAGRRGPGESAYADLPVLPMGETITSYHVNLDVTDKTGVLATVAGAFANHGVSIRSVRQDGRGDDASLVLVTHAAADAALAATVEDLRGLDIVRAVAGVLRVEGGEP from the coding sequence ATGAAGATCGCGCTGCTGGGTTGTGGCGTCGTCGGCTCCGAGGTGGTGCGGCTGCTGGTCGAGCAGGCCGCCGACCTCACCGCCCGGGTCGGCGAGCCGCTGGAGCTCGCCGGCATCGCCGTGCGGCGGCTCGACCGCGACCGGGACGTGCCGGTCGGCCCCGAGCTGTTCACGACCGACGCCGCCGCGCTGGTCGGCCGCGACGACGTGGACATCGTCGTCGAGGTCGTCGGGGGCATCGAGCCGGTCCGCTCCTGGCTGCTCGCGGCCCTCGACGGGGGAAAGTCGGTCGTCAGCGCCAACAAGGCCTTGCTGGCCTCGGACGGCTCGACCCTGCATGACGCGGCCACGGCCGCCGACGTCGACCTGTACTACGAGGCAGCGGTCGCCGGGGCGATCCCGCTGCTGCGGCCGCTGCGCGAGAGCCTCGCCGGGGACAGGGTCCGCCGGGTGCTCGGCATCGTCAACGGCACCACGAACTTCATCCTGACCCGGATGGACGAGACCGGGGCGTCGTTCACCGACGCGCTGGAGGAGGCGACCGCCCTCGGATACGCCGAGGCCGACCCGACGGCCGACATCGACGGCTACGACGCCGCGGCCAAGGCGGCGATCCTCGCCCAGCTCGCGTTCCACACCCGGGTCACGCTCGCCGACGTGCACCGCGAGGGCATCGCCGCCGTCACCGCCGCCGACATCGCCAGCGCCAAGGCGATGGGCTGCACCGTGAAGGCACTGGCCATCGCCGAGCGCTCATCCGAGCGGCCCGGGGTCAGCGTCCGGGTGCATCCGGCGATGGTGCCGCGCTCGCACCCGCTGGCCAGCGTGCGTGAGGCGTTCAACGCGGTCTTCGTCGAGGCGGAGGCCGCCGGACAGCTGATGTTCTACGGCCGGGGCGCCGGCGGCTCGCCGACGGCGTCGGCGGTGCTCGGCGACCTCGTCGCGGTCGCCCGCAACCGCGTCGCCGGCCGGCGCGGCCCGGGGGAGTCGGCCTACGCCGACCTGCCCGTCCTGCCGATGGGTGAGACCATCACCAGCTACCACGTCAATCTCGACGTCACGGACAAGACCGGTGTCCTGGCCACGGTGGCCGGCGCGTTCGCCAACCACGGCGTGTCCATCCGCAGCGTGCGACAGGACGGCCGGGGCGACGATGCGAGCCTGGTGCTGGTGACCCACGCCGCCGCGGATGCCGCGCTGGCGGCGACAGTTGAGGACCTGCGGGGTCTGGACATCGTGCGCGCGGTGGCCGGGGTGCTGCGGGTCGAGGGAGGTGAGCCATGA
- the thrC gene encoding threonine synthase, whose translation MTTTTTSATTTSSARPVDGHTNGSAGVDIAGASNPFVGPGRAAPRTWRGIIEEYRDRLPLPADAPVITLLEGGTPLVPAGHLSEVIGCDVHLKVEGANPTGSFKDRGMTMAISAAAGEGSKAVICASTGNTSASAAAYAARAGMICAVLVPSGKIALGKMAQALVHGSRLLQLDGSFDDCLRVARELAEAYPVTLVNSVNPLRLEGQKTASFEIVEALGAAPDIHCLPVGNAGNITAYWRGYLEADKEAGTGRPRMFGFQAAGAAPIVRGSVVTSPQTIATAIRIGNPASWDFAVDARDSSGGLIDAVNDRQILAAYRLLARTEGVFVEPSSAASVAGLLAAHEAGKIDPGQRIVCTVTGNGLKDPDWAISGAAKPETIRPTVAGAAEALGLRQ comes from the coding sequence ATGACCACCACGACCACGTCAGCCACGACCACGTCATCGGCGCGGCCGGTGGACGGGCACACGAACGGGAGCGCAGGAGTGGACATCGCGGGTGCGTCGAACCCGTTCGTCGGGCCGGGCCGCGCCGCGCCCCGAACCTGGCGCGGGATCATCGAGGAGTACCGCGACCGGCTGCCGCTGCCCGCGGACGCCCCGGTCATCACCCTGCTGGAGGGCGGCACCCCGCTCGTCCCCGCCGGCCACCTGTCCGAGGTCATCGGCTGCGACGTGCACCTGAAGGTCGAGGGCGCGAACCCGACCGGCTCCTTCAAGGACCGCGGCATGACGATGGCGATCAGCGCCGCGGCCGGCGAGGGCTCGAAGGCCGTCATCTGCGCGTCCACCGGCAACACCAGCGCCTCCGCGGCGGCCTACGCGGCCCGGGCCGGGATGATCTGCGCCGTCCTGGTCCCCAGCGGGAAGATCGCGCTGGGCAAGATGGCCCAGGCGCTCGTGCACGGGTCCCGGCTGCTGCAGCTCGACGGCTCGTTCGACGACTGCCTGCGGGTGGCCAGGGAACTGGCCGAGGCCTACCCGGTGACGCTGGTCAACTCGGTCAACCCGCTGCGGCTGGAGGGCCAGAAGACCGCGTCCTTCGAGATCGTCGAGGCGCTCGGGGCGGCCCCCGACATCCACTGCCTGCCGGTTGGGAACGCGGGCAACATCACCGCCTACTGGCGCGGCTACCTGGAGGCGGACAAGGAGGCCGGCACCGGCCGGCCGCGGATGTTCGGGTTCCAGGCGGCCGGCGCGGCCCCGATCGTGCGCGGCAGCGTCGTCACCTCGCCGCAGACGATCGCGACCGCGATCCGGATCGGCAACCCGGCCTCCTGGGACTTCGCCGTCGACGCGCGTGACTCGTCCGGCGGGCTGATCGACGCGGTGAACGACCGGCAGATCCTGGCCGCCTACCGGCTGCTCGCCCGCACCGAGGGCGTGTTCGTCGAGCCGTCCAGCGCCGCGAGCGTCGCCGGGCTGCTCGCCGCGCACGAGGCCGGCAAGATCGACCCGGGCCAGCGGATCGTCTGCACGGTCACCGGCAACGGTCTGAAGGACCCGGACTGGGCGATCAGCGGCGCGGCCAAGCCGGAGACGATCCGGCCGACCGTCGCCGGCGCGGCCGAGGCGCTCGGGCTGCGGCAGTGA
- a CDS encoding homoserine kinase, with protein sequence MTGVFGRSSVSSAAGPGSTTDLGHAASGAGQAGSGPDEDGPRVGVRVRVPATSANLGPGFDAYGLALGYYDDVEVTLRRRGLAVNVTGAEQVSDGEDNLVVRAIRATFDELGRPQPGLDVRCVNRIPHGRGLGSSAAAIVAGVAAAWALDPGAYLAAETGGSSSGAPAGLSSGADAFDRSGALRVATAIEGHPDNVAAALFGGFTAAWTGPDGVAVHRAEPVAELRPVAFVPSVRTSTSASRGRLPELLAHEDAAFSAGRAGLLALALTLPVSAPGGQNAPGGRSVAGNHGVPGNHGVPSNDGVPGDPTAAVAARARLLMAATEDRLHQPYRLPAVPESAALVERLRAAGVASVLSGSGPTVLALAVGGAQAATAVGVPAPGFAVLPLAVDRDGLRVISAGSR encoded by the coding sequence TTGACCGGGGTCTTCGGCCGCTCGTCCGTCAGTTCCGCGGCGGGCCCGGGTAGCACGACCGACCTGGGCCACGCGGCGTCCGGCGCGGGTCAGGCGGGCTCCGGGCCTGACGAGGACGGGCCCCGGGTCGGCGTCCGGGTCCGGGTGCCGGCGACGAGCGCGAACCTCGGCCCGGGCTTCGACGCCTACGGGCTGGCCCTCGGCTACTACGACGACGTCGAGGTGACCCTGCGCCGCCGTGGCCTCGCGGTCAACGTCACGGGGGCCGAGCAGGTCTCCGACGGCGAGGACAACCTGGTCGTGCGCGCGATCCGCGCCACGTTCGACGAGCTGGGCCGGCCGCAGCCGGGCCTGGACGTGCGCTGCGTCAACCGGATCCCGCACGGCCGCGGCCTCGGCTCGTCGGCCGCGGCGATCGTGGCCGGCGTGGCCGCGGCCTGGGCTCTCGACCCGGGCGCCTATCTGGCCGCCGAGACCGGTGGCTCCAGCTCGGGCGCACCCGCGGGCCTCTCCAGCGGGGCCGACGCGTTCGACCGGTCCGGCGCGCTGCGGGTGGCGACCGCGATCGAGGGCCACCCGGACAACGTCGCCGCCGCGCTGTTCGGCGGCTTCACCGCCGCCTGGACCGGACCTGACGGCGTGGCGGTCCACCGCGCCGAGCCGGTCGCCGAGCTGCGCCCGGTCGCGTTCGTACCGTCCGTGCGGACCTCGACGTCGGCCTCGCGCGGCCGGCTGCCCGAACTGCTGGCCCATGAGGACGCGGCCTTCTCGGCCGGGCGCGCCGGCCTGCTCGCCCTCGCGCTCACGCTGCCCGTCAGCGCCCCAGGTGGCCAAAATGCCCCCGGTGGCCGATCTGTCGCCGGCAACCACGGTGTCCCCGGCAACCACGGTGTCCCCAGCAACGACGGTGTCCCGGGTGACCCGACGGCGGCCGTCGCCGCGCGCGCTCGGCTGCTGATGGCGGCCACCGAGGACCGGCTGCACCAGCCCTACCGGCTGCCCGCCGTGCCCGAGTCGGCGGCTCTGGTGGAGCGGCTGCGGGCGGCCGGGGTGGCGAGCGTGCTGTCCGGCTCCGGCCCGACCGTGCTCGCTCTCGCCGTCGGTGGCGCGCAGGCCGCGACCGCGGTTGGCGTGCCCGCCCCTGGCTTCGCGGTCCTCCCGCTGGCCGTCGACCGTGACGGCCTCCGGGTCATCTCGGCCGGGAGCCGTTAG
- the rho gene encoding transcription termination factor Rho: MSDTTDVLPESARESAAPAPLPVSQPAALAPTAPAAPVLVEGGAGQVPADDATPGSATPRRRRSGTGLQAMLLPELQSMASSLGIQGTGRLRKGQLIAAIQNVQNGLAPMANGAGAEPEEQAAEPAAPRARSRRVTRGIVSPEQAELVEAPARETTEPPAADQPAAAAPTGSTGTTSTPRAREDRRDRGERADRGERADRGERPDRSERADRGERPERPERGDRPERGERADRGERPERGERPERGERPERSNGRQTDRQGSRQDRQQSDRSDRQSDRPDRQSDRPDRQSDRTNDRQGTRAAAQQQPDDDEDGNRRRGRFRERGRNRGRGQGGTTENEPVVREDDVLIPVAGILDVLDNYAFVRTSGYLTGPADVYVSLAQVRRHGLRRGDAITGVVRAPQEGEPRRDKYNALVRLDTINGMDPEEARGRPEFTKLTPLYPQDRLRMETEPHVMTTRIIDLVMPIGKGQRALIVSPPKAGKTMVLQSIANAITTNNPEVHLMVVLVDERPEEVTDMQRSVKGEVIASTFDRPPSDHTNVAELSIERAKRLVELGQDVVVLLDSITRLGRAYNLAAPASGRILSGGVDSTALYPPKRFLGAARNIENGGSLTIIATALVETGSTMDTVIFEEFKGTGNAELKLDRKIADKRIFPAVDVDASSTRKEEILLAPDELAIMHKLRRVLHTREPQQAIELLLGQLKQTRTNYEFLMQIAKTTPTAD; this comes from the coding sequence TTGAGCGACACCACCGACGTGCTGCCTGAGAGCGCACGTGAGTCAGCGGCGCCCGCACCGCTCCCCGTCAGCCAGCCGGCCGCGCTCGCGCCGACCGCGCCGGCTGCTCCGGTGCTGGTAGAGGGCGGGGCCGGCCAGGTGCCGGCGGACGACGCGACTCCAGGCTCGGCCACTCCGCGCCGTCGCCGTAGCGGTACCGGCCTTCAGGCCATGCTCCTGCCGGAGCTGCAGTCCATGGCGAGTTCGTTGGGGATTCAGGGCACCGGCCGGCTCCGGAAGGGGCAGCTGATCGCCGCTATCCAGAACGTGCAGAACGGCCTGGCGCCCATGGCGAACGGCGCCGGCGCCGAGCCCGAGGAGCAGGCCGCTGAGCCGGCCGCGCCTCGGGCCAGGAGCCGGCGCGTCACCCGCGGCATCGTCAGCCCCGAGCAGGCCGAGCTTGTCGAGGCGCCGGCCCGGGAAACCACCGAGCCGCCCGCCGCCGACCAGCCGGCCGCGGCGGCCCCCACCGGCAGCACCGGCACCACCAGCACTCCCCGTGCCCGCGAGGACCGCCGCGACCGTGGCGAGCGCGCGGACCGTGGCGAGCGCGCGGACCGAGGCGAGCGCCCGGACCGGAGCGAGCGCGCGGACCGTGGCGAGCGCCCGGAGCGTCCCGAGCGTGGCGACCGTCCCGAGCGTGGCGAGCGTGCCGACCGGGGCGAGCGTCCCGAGCGTGGCGAGCGTCCCGAACGGGGTGAGCGCCCTGAGCGCTCCAACGGCCGGCAGACCGACCGCCAGGGCTCGCGCCAGGACCGGCAGCAGTCCGATCGGTCGGACCGCCAGTCCGACCGCCCCGACCGGCAGTCGGACCGCCCGGACCGCCAGTCCGACCGCACGAACGACCGCCAGGGCACCCGCGCCGCTGCCCAGCAGCAGCCGGATGACGACGAGGACGGCAACCGGCGGCGTGGGCGGTTCCGTGAGCGCGGCCGCAACCGTGGCCGTGGCCAGGGCGGCACCACCGAGAACGAGCCGGTGGTGCGCGAGGACGACGTCCTCATCCCGGTCGCCGGCATCCTCGACGTCCTGGACAACTACGCCTTCGTCCGGACCAGCGGCTACCTGACCGGCCCGGCCGACGTCTACGTCAGCCTTGCCCAGGTCCGCCGGCACGGCCTGCGCCGCGGCGACGCCATCACCGGTGTCGTGCGCGCCCCGCAGGAGGGCGAGCCCCGCCGGGACAAGTACAACGCGCTCGTCCGCCTGGACACCATCAACGGGATGGACCCGGAGGAGGCCCGCGGCCGCCCCGAGTTCACCAAGCTGACCCCGCTCTACCCGCAGGACCGCCTGCGGATGGAGACCGAGCCGCACGTCATGACCACGCGGATCATCGACCTGGTGATGCCGATCGGCAAGGGCCAGCGCGCGCTCATCGTCAGCCCGCCCAAGGCCGGCAAGACGATGGTGCTGCAGTCGATCGCGAACGCGATCACCACGAACAACCCGGAAGTCCACCTCATGGTCGTGCTCGTCGACGAGCGGCCGGAGGAGGTCACCGACATGCAGCGGTCGGTGAAGGGCGAGGTCATCGCCTCGACCTTCGACCGGCCGCCGTCGGACCACACCAACGTCGCCGAACTGTCCATCGAGCGGGCCAAGCGGCTCGTGGAGCTGGGCCAGGACGTCGTGGTGCTGCTGGACTCGATCACCCGGCTCGGCCGTGCCTACAACCTGGCGGCGCCGGCGTCCGGCCGCATCCTGTCCGGTGGTGTCGACTCGACGGCGCTGTACCCGCCGAAGCGGTTCCTCGGCGCGGCCCGCAACATCGAGAACGGCGGCTCGCTGACGATCATCGCCACCGCCCTCGTCGAGACCGGCTCCACCATGGACACGGTCATCTTCGAGGAGTTCAAGGGCACCGGCAACGCCGAGCTCAAGCTCGACCGCAAGATCGCCGACAAGCGGATCTTCCCGGCGGTGGACGTGGACGCGTCCAGCACCCGTAAGGAGGAGATCCTGCTCGCACCCGACGAGCTGGCGATCATGCACAAGCTGCGCCGCGTGCTGCACACCCGTGAGCCCCAGCAGGCCATCGAGCTCCTGCTCGGCCAGCTCAAGCAGACGCGGACGAACTACGAGTTCCTGATGCAGATCGCGAAGACGACGCCGACCGCGGACTAG
- the rpmE gene encoding 50S ribosomal protein L31 produces the protein MRADIHPTYEDTTVVCSCGSTFTTKSTKAGGTIHAEVCSQCHPFYTGKQKILDVGGRVEKFERRFGKRQPGQKATGVK, from the coding sequence ATGAGGGCTGACATCCACCCGACGTACGAGGACACGACCGTGGTGTGTTCGTGCGGGAGCACGTTCACCACGAAGAGCACCAAGGCGGGCGGCACGATCCACGCCGAGGTCTGCTCGCAGTGCCACCCGTTCTACACCGGCAAGCAGAAGATCCTGGACGTCGGCGGCCGAGTGGAGAAGTTCGAGCGCCGTTTCGGCAAGCGCCAGCCCGGCCAGAAGGCCACTGGCGTCAAGTAA
- the prfA gene encoding peptide chain release factor 1 → MASALERMLDEHAVIEKRLADPAVHNDVGEARALGRRYAELAPIVELAREIEQANGDLETARELAVEDPSFRAEVTDLETAIQDRRQRLRTLLAPTDPDDGRDAILEVKAGAGGEESALFAGDLLRMYLRYAERRGWKTEILEANPSDLGGYRDVSVAVKYRGQVPPGQPGVYGRLRFEGGVHRVQRVPVTESAGRIHTSAAGVLVMPEAEEVDVQIDPNDLRIDVFRSSGPGGQSVNTTDSAVRITHVPTGVVVSCQNEKSQLQNKESALRILRARLLTVAREKAESEKSAARASQVRTMDRSDKVRTYNFPENRIADHRVNYKAHNLEAVLDGDLDDVLDALAAADLQARLAGDSDGD, encoded by the coding sequence ATGGCTTCGGCGTTGGAGCGGATGCTCGACGAGCACGCCGTCATCGAGAAGCGGCTCGCCGACCCCGCGGTGCACAACGACGTCGGCGAGGCGCGTGCGCTGGGCCGCCGCTACGCCGAGCTGGCCCCGATCGTCGAGCTGGCCCGCGAGATCGAGCAGGCGAACGGCGACCTGGAGACGGCCCGGGAGCTGGCCGTCGAGGACCCGTCGTTCCGCGCCGAGGTGACCGACCTGGAGACGGCCATCCAGGACCGGCGCCAGCGGCTGCGCACGCTGCTCGCGCCGACCGACCCGGACGACGGCCGCGACGCGATCCTTGAGGTCAAGGCGGGCGCCGGCGGCGAGGAGTCCGCGCTGTTCGCGGGCGACCTGCTCCGGATGTACCTGCGCTACGCCGAGCGGCGTGGCTGGAAGACCGAGATCCTCGAGGCCAACCCCAGCGACCTGGGCGGCTACCGGGACGTCAGCGTCGCCGTGAAGTACCGCGGCCAGGTTCCCCCCGGCCAGCCGGGCGTGTACGGCCGGCTGCGGTTCGAAGGCGGCGTGCACCGCGTGCAGCGGGTGCCGGTCACCGAGTCGGCCGGGCGGATCCACACCTCCGCCGCCGGTGTGCTGGTGATGCCGGAGGCGGAGGAGGTCGACGTCCAGATCGACCCGAACGACCTGCGCATCGACGTGTTCCGGTCGTCGGGGCCTGGTGGCCAGAGCGTCAACACGACCGACTCCGCGGTCCGCATCACCCACGTGCCGACGGGTGTCGTCGTCTCCTGCCAGAACGAGAAGAGCCAGCTGCAGAACAAGGAGTCGGCGCTGCGCATCCTGCGGGCCCGGCTGCTGACGGTGGCCCGGGAGAAGGCCGAGTCGGAGAAGTCGGCGGCCCGGGCGAGCCAGGTCCGCACGATGGACCGCTCCGACAAGGTGCGTACGTACAACTTCCCGGAGAACCGGATCGCCGACCACCGGGTGAACTACAAGGCGCACAACCTGGAAGCGGTCCTCGACGGCGATCTGGACGACGTGCTCGACGCCCTTGCCGCCGCCGACCTCCAGGCACGCCTGGCCGGGGACTCCGACGGCGACTGA